One Metamycoplasma canadense DNA segment encodes these proteins:
- the rplE gene encoding 50S ribosomal protein L5, translated as MAKLELEKKYLESVRPELVKEFGYSSVMQAPRLQKIVINMTAGNEVSNSKAIEEVMVELSQIAGQKPYQTTAKKSLASWKLREGMPMGGKVTLRRERMWSFLTKLINVALPRVRDFNGTSLKSFDGRGNYAIGIKEEIIFPEISFDKIRKLKGMDIILVTSANTDKEAFSLLKKLGIPFAKGNN; from the coding sequence ATGGCTAAATTAGAATTAGAAAAAAAATATTTAGAATCAGTTCGTCCTGAATTGGTTAAAGAATTCGGTTATTCATCAGTAATGCAAGCTCCTCGTTTACAAAAAATTGTTATTAATATGACAGCCGGAAATGAAGTATCAAACTCAAAAGCTATTGAAGAAGTTATGGTTGAATTAAGTCAAATTGCTGGTCAAAAACCATATCAAACCACAGCTAAAAAATCATTGGCTTCTTGAAAATTACGTGAGGGTATGCCAATGGGTGGAAAAGTAACATTAAGACGTGAAAGAATGTGATCATTTTTAACCAAACTAATTAACGTTGCTTTACCTCGTGTTCGTGATTTTAATGGTACAAGTTTAAAAAGCTTTGATGGTCGTGGAAACTATGCTATTGGAATTAAAGAAGAAATTATTTTCCCTGAAATTTCATTTGATAAAATACGTAAATTAAAAGGTATGGATATTATTCTTGTAACATCCGCAAATACTGATAAAGAAGCATTTTCTTTATTAAAAAAACTTGGAATTCCATTTGCAAAAGGCAATAATTAA
- the secY gene encoding preprotein translocase subunit SecY, with the protein MAKKTKVEKETYNKRLERKLAIDKFFVQKRNIWSEWWKNHNLFKKILFTLFIIALFLAAGTITLPGVELANQNKLNQGDFFGILNLVGGGGLRQFSIVALGIGPFISSSLIMMILQTKAFPAIYRLSQSGPLGRIKINFITYTATLFFAIIQAILITRALLNPTDNFGIKFSDNILKTLGEKGTFVYQWVIIPFLLVAGSFFSLFLSEQITNKGVGNGTSLLIFVGIANSLIPTFRHAFEYYMPSLKNNSVVVLKETINFVVYLLSYLLVIFIVVIFTLAERKIPIQQVGAGLSKSEKELSYLPIKANPAGIMSVIFSMMILSVPTMIAGLFNPDTSRYYQWVYSNLQLTQPLGFFLFVIITFGLTILMGIQQSKIDKISEDFAKSSTFIPGIRPGEQTENYLLNTVLRLSFFSAGYLIILGALQFILRMFGMPAPIAFGGTSIMILVSTATETVQQIQARYKSQELARKRRMIKELKEVYGEEEDLIW; encoded by the coding sequence ATGGCTAAAAAAACAAAAGTAGAAAAGGAAACATATAACAAAAGACTTGAACGCAAATTAGCGATCGATAAGTTTTTTGTCCAAAAAAGAAACATTTGGTCAGAGTGATGAAAAAATCATAATCTTTTTAAAAAGATTTTATTCACTCTATTTATTATTGCCCTTTTCTTAGCTGCTGGAACAATTACTCTTCCAGGAGTTGAATTAGCTAATCAAAATAAATTGAATCAAGGTGATTTCTTTGGTATATTAAACTTAGTTGGGGGCGGTGGATTAAGACAATTCTCAATTGTTGCATTAGGAATTGGTCCGTTTATTTCTTCTTCTTTAATTATGATGATTTTACAAACGAAGGCATTCCCTGCAATATATCGTTTAAGTCAGTCAGGTCCATTAGGAAGAATTAAAATTAATTTTATAACTTATACAGCCACATTATTTTTTGCAATAATTCAAGCTATCTTGATAACAAGAGCACTTTTAAATCCAACTGATAATTTTGGAATTAAATTTTCGGATAATATCTTAAAAACATTGGGTGAAAAAGGTACTTTTGTTTATCAATGAGTAATAATTCCATTTTTATTAGTTGCTGGTTCATTTTTTTCATTATTTTTATCTGAACAAATTACAAATAAAGGTGTTGGAAATGGAACAAGTTTATTAATTTTTGTAGGAATTGCTAACTCATTAATTCCAACATTTAGACATGCTTTTGAATATTACATGCCATCTTTAAAAAATAACTCAGTAGTTGTTTTAAAAGAAACTATTAATTTTGTCGTTTATTTATTATCATATTTATTAGTTATTTTTATAGTGGTAATTTTTACTTTAGCAGAAAGAAAGATTCCGATTCAACAAGTTGGAGCTGGACTTTCAAAAAGTGAAAAAGAATTAAGTTATTTACCAATTAAGGCAAATCCTGCCGGAATTATGTCAGTTATTTTTTCAATGATGATACTTTCAGTTCCGACAATGATTGCAGGGTTATTCAATCCTGATACAAGCCGTTATTACCAATGAGTTTATTCAAATCTTCAACTAACACAGCCATTAGGATTTTTCTTATTTGTTATTATTACATTTGGGCTAACAATTTTAATGGGTATTCAACAATCTAAGATTGATAAAATTAGTGAAGATTTTGCAAAAAGCAGTACGTTTATTCCAGGTATTAGACCTGGTGAACAAACTGAAAATTATTTATTAAATACAGTTTTAAGATTATCATTTTTTTCAGCTGGTTATTTAATAATTTTAGGGGCATTACAATTTATTTTGCGTATGTTTGGAATGCCTGCTCCTATTGCTTTTGGGGGAACATCAATAATGATTCTTGTTTCAACAGCTACCGAAACAGTTCAACAAATTCAAGCAAGATATAAATCACAAGAGCTTGCAAGAAAAAGACGTATGATTAAAGAATTAAAAGAAGTATATGGAGAGGAAGAAGATTTAATATGATAA
- the rplO gene encoding 50S ribosomal protein L15, with amino-acid sequence MKLHTLKATPGARKEKHRVGRGHAAGKGKQAGRGQSGQTKRSTVRLGFEGGQLPLFRRIPKRGFNNVNHIEYQVVNLSSLEERFTNGDVVSYETLQAKNLIKGKLPVKILGNGTLSKKLTVLIPTLSQSAKESIEKAGGKIEVQ; translated from the coding sequence ATGAAATTACATACATTAAAAGCAACACCTGGTGCTCGTAAAGAAAAACATCGTGTAGGTCGTGGTCATGCAGCCGGTAAAGGTAAACAAGCTGGTAGAGGACAAAGTGGACAAACTAAAAGAAGTACTGTTAGACTAGGATTTGAAGGTGGACAATTACCACTATTTAGAAGAATTCCAAAACGTGGTTTTAATAATGTAAATCACATTGAATACCAAGTTGTAAATCTATCTTCATTAGAAGAAAGATTTACTAATGGTGATGTTGTTTCATATGAAACATTACAGGCTAAAAACCTAATTAAAGGTAAATTACCTGTTAAAATTTTAGGAAATGGAACTTTAAGTAAAAAATTAACAGTTTTAATTCCTACACTTTCACAATCAGCTAAAGAAAGTATTGAAAAAGCCGGAGGAAAAATCGAGGTTCAATAA
- the rplN gene encoding 50S ribosomal protein L14, giving the protein MLSEFSRCNVADNSGAKEVMIIKNLGGSIVRSTNIGDVVVVTVKKAIPNGVVKEGQVLKAVIVRTKRGIARDNGSYIRFDDNAVVLIKEDGTMRGTRVFGPVARELRDKGYLKIISLAPEVL; this is encoded by the coding sequence ATGCTTAGTGAATTTTCAAGATGTAATGTAGCTGATAACTCAGGTGCTAAAGAAGTTATGATTATTAAGAACCTAGGTGGTTCAATAGTAAGAAGCACAAATATTGGAGATGTTGTTGTAGTTACAGTTAAAAAAGCCATTCCAAATGGTGTTGTTAAAGAAGGTCAAGTTTTAAAAGCGGTTATTGTTAGAACAAAAAGAGGTATTGCGAGAGATAATGGTTCATACATTAGATTCGATGACAATGCAGTTGTTTTAATTAAAGAAGATGGTACTATGAGAGGTACTCGGGTATTTGGTCCAGTGGCTAGAGAATTACGTGACAAGGGATATTTAAAAATAATTTCATTAGCTCCGGAGGTTTTATAA
- the rpmC gene encoding 50S ribosomal protein L29 — MSYVELKKKTVEELNNLLTELRAELFSLRFKNATRQLDQTHKINLVKKDIARTLTALNSKKEEGDK; from the coding sequence ATGTCATACGTTGAATTAAAGAAAAAGACAGTTGAAGAATTAAACAATCTATTAACTGAATTAAGAGCAGAATTATTTTCATTACGTTTCAAAAATGCAACTCGTCAACTTGATCAAACACATAAAATTAATTTAGTTAAAAAAGATATTGCAAGAACTTTAACTGCATTAAACTCTAAAAAAGAAGAAGGAGATAAATAA
- the rpsK gene encoding 30S ribosomal protein S11: protein MAKKNKKVVTQGIAHIHSTYQNTIVSFSDLKGNVFAWSSSGAIGYKGTKKKTPYAAGLAAAAAVEKAKEFGLKEVSILVKGVGPGKSTARKQIETSGFTIKDVKDVTPTPHNGTRPPKKILKREK from the coding sequence ATGGCTAAGAAAAATAAAAAAGTTGTAACACAAGGTATTGCACATATTCACTCAACATACCAAAATACTATTGTTTCCTTTTCAGATTTAAAAGGTAATGTTTTTGCATGATCATCATCTGGAGCTATTGGTTACAAAGGAACCAAGAAAAAAACTCCATATGCCGCAGGCTTAGCAGCAGCAGCAGCAGTTGAAAAAGCTAAAGAATTTGGTTTAAAAGAAGTATCAATTTTAGTTAAAGGTGTTGGTCCTGGAAAATCAACAGCTCGTAAACAAATTGAAACAAGTGGTTTTACAATTAAAGATGTTAAAGATGTAACTCCTACACCTCACAATGGTACTCGTCCTCCAAAGAAAATTCTTAAAAGAGAAAAATAA
- a CDS encoding type Z 30S ribosomal protein S14, producing MARKALMIKAEREPKFSVRKYTRCQICGRVHAVLRKYKICRICFRELAHEGKIPGVKKASW from the coding sequence ATGGCAAGAAAAGCATTAATGATTAAAGCTGAACGTGAACCTAAATTTTCAGTAAGAAAGTATACACGTTGTCAAATTTGTGGCCGTGTTCACGCAGTTTTGCGTAAATATAAAATTTGTAGAATTTGTTTTAGAGAATTAGCACACGAAGGAAAAATTCCTGGTGTAAAGAAAGCGAGCTGATAA
- the rpsQ gene encoding 30S ribosomal protein S17 yields MEQVVRKNGRKKLVGTVISTKNEKTITVMVETYEKHPLYSKRFKKSKKFAVHDEKNEAKIGDVVEIQETRPLSKTKHFRLVEIKSSAIGGNENA; encoded by the coding sequence ATGGAACAAGTTGTTAGAAAAAATGGTCGTAAGAAACTTGTTGGAACTGTAATTAGTACAAAAAATGAAAAAACTATTACTGTTATGGTTGAAACATATGAAAAACACCCATTATACTCAAAACGTTTCAAAAAATCTAAGAAATTTGCTGTTCATGATGAAAAAAATGAAGCAAAAATTGGCGATGTAGTTGAAATTCAAGAAACAAGACCACTTTCAAAAACTAAACACTTTAGATTAGTTGAAATTAAATCAAGCGCTATTGGAGGAAATGAAAATGCTTAG
- the rplX gene encoding 50S ribosomal protein L24, which yields MSQAKIRKNDIVLVISGKEKGKFASVLSTDSKKQTVVLKEINMKTKHHKPSQENTDGKIEKKEFPIHVSNVAYLVKKAAQGQKSIGTKIGWKVDAKTGKKQRVMKKINKVI from the coding sequence ATGTCTCAAGCTAAAATTAGAAAAAATGATATTGTTTTAGTTATTTCAGGTAAAGAAAAAGGTAAATTTGCTTCAGTTTTATCGACAGATTCTAAAAAACAAACCGTTGTTTTAAAAGAAATTAATATGAAAACTAAACACCACAAACCTTCACAAGAAAATACTGATGGTAAAATTGAGAAAAAAGAATTCCCAATTCATGTTTCAAACGTAGCTTATTTAGTTAAAAAAGCCGCACAAGGTCAAAAATCAATTGGAACTAAGATTGGATGAAAAGTTGATGCTAAAACCGGTAAAAAACAAAGAGTTATGAAAAAAATTAATAAGGTTATTTAG
- the rpsH gene encoding 30S ribosomal protein S8 produces the protein MAIIIDPIADMFVRIKNSISRKYHEVVVPHSNKKEKILEIFAKEGYITSYEVVTSQNGFKEIKISLKYKGMNQNQSAITDIKKVSKPGLKVYSSAEKLPRVLSGYGTAIISTSKGLLTDKEARKANLGGEVIAFIW, from the coding sequence ATGGCTATTATTATAGATCCAATAGCAGATATGTTTGTTAGAATTAAAAATTCTATTTCAAGAAAATATCATGAAGTAGTGGTTCCACATTCAAACAAAAAAGAAAAGATTTTGGAAATTTTTGCCAAAGAAGGATACATTACTTCTTATGAAGTAGTTACATCACAAAACGGTTTTAAAGAAATTAAAATATCTTTAAAATATAAAGGAATGAATCAAAATCAATCTGCAATAACAGATATTAAAAAAGTTTCAAAACCAGGTTTAAAAGTATATTCATCAGCAGAAAAATTACCACGTGTTTTAAGTGGATATGGTACAGCTATTATTTCAACTTCGAAAGGTTTATTAACAGATAAAGAAGCAAGAAAAGCTAACTTAGGTGGCGAAGTTATTGCATTTATTTGATAA
- the map gene encoding type I methionyl aminopeptidase, with translation MIIIKNQFEIKKIKKACAILAEVKKILWDFISPGVSLKEIDSVAFKEIVKRGGKPAFLGQYDFPATCCISVNEELIHGIPSDYILKDGDIVKIDTGVIWEGYYSDSAFTKGVGNISDSDKKLIQVARDAFYAGFNAIKVGKRVGDISAAIGNFIRQKGYFTPDEFCGHGIGSRLHEDPMIPNDGIANTGPILKNGMVICIEPMILQKSKKIIIKKDNWTVIDPLGFNTSHYEQTILIDNGEAYILSGDNI, from the coding sequence ATGATAATAATCAAAAATCAATTTGAAATTAAAAAAATTAAAAAAGCCTGTGCAATCTTGGCAGAAGTTAAAAAAATTTTATGAGACTTCATAAGTCCAGGCGTTTCTTTAAAAGAAATTGACAGCGTCGCTTTTAAAGAAATAGTAAAAAGAGGAGGAAAACCGGCCTTTTTAGGTCAATATGATTTCCCCGCAACTTGCTGCATATCAGTTAATGAAGAATTAATTCACGGTATTCCATCAGATTATATTTTAAAAGATGGTGATATTGTAAAAATCGATACCGGAGTAATTTGAGAAGGTTACTATTCGGATTCGGCTTTTACAAAAGGCGTCGGAAATATTAGTGATAGTGATAAAAAATTAATTCAAGTTGCAAGAGACGCTTTTTATGCTGGTTTTAATGCAATTAAAGTCGGAAAAAGAGTAGGAGATATCTCAGCGGCGATTGGGAATTTCATTCGCCAAAAAGGATATTTTACTCCTGATGAATTTTGTGGTCATGGTATTGGAAGTAGATTACATGAAGATCCAATGATTCCAAATGATGGCATTGCTAATACTGGTCCAATTTTAAAAAATGGTATGGTAATTTGCATTGAACCAATGATTTTACAAAAATCTAAAAAAATTATAATTAAAAAAGATAATTGAACAGTAATTGATCCATTAGGGTTTAATACATCTCATTATGAGCAAACGATATTAATTGATAATGGTGAAGCTTATATATTATCAGGAGATAACATTTAA
- the rplF gene encoding 50S ribosomal protein L6 has product MSRIGKRILLIPQGVEVNLSNNHITIKGNLGQLEYTFSPLISVIIENNEIRTLRANEEKTTKQLHGTTNANISNMLIGVSKGYKKEIEIKGVGYKATLKGNEIEIIAGYSHNVMKQIPSNLKVEVPKPTNIIISGIDKQAVGEFAANLRDIRRPSPYSGKGIMYKDEVIRRKEGKTAAK; this is encoded by the coding sequence ATGTCAAGAATTGGAAAAAGAATTTTATTAATACCTCAAGGTGTTGAAGTTAATTTATCAAACAACCATATTACAATTAAAGGTAATTTAGGTCAATTAGAATATACATTTTCACCACTAATTTCAGTTATTATTGAAAATAATGAAATTAGAACTTTAAGAGCTAATGAAGAAAAAACTACAAAACAATTACATGGTACTACAAATGCAAATATTAGCAATATGCTAATTGGAGTTTCAAAGGGTTACAAAAAAGAAATTGAAATCAAGGGTGTTGGTTATAAAGCAACACTAAAGGGAAATGAGATTGAAATTATAGCAGGTTATTCGCATAATGTTATGAAGCAAATACCATCAAATTTAAAAGTCGAAGTACCAAAACCAACTAATATTATTATTTCTGGTATTGACAAACAAGCTGTCGGTGAATTTGCTGCAAATCTAAGAGATATTAGACGTCCAAGTCCTTATTCAGGTAAAGGTATTATGTATAAAGATGAAGTTATTAGACGTAAAGAAGGAAAGACTGCTGCTAAGTAG
- the rplP gene encoding 50S ribosomal protein L16 — MLQPKRTKHRKMFRIRHDKTKAHRNNTVSFGEFGLKSTSSAWISARQIEAARIAITRRMGREGKVIIKIFPHMSKTSKPIGVRMGSGKGSPDQWFAVVKEGTVMFEVLGNQVDTMKDALRLGGHKLPVTWKIVAKEMQETNPEGEQK; from the coding sequence ATGCTTCAACCAAAGAGAACTAAGCACAGAAAAATGTTCCGTATTCGTCATGACAAAACTAAAGCACATAGAAATAACACAGTTTCATTTGGAGAATTTGGTTTAAAATCAACTTCTTCAGCATGAATTAGTGCAAGACAAATAGAAGCAGCTCGTATCGCTATTACTCGTCGTATGGGCCGTGAAGGTAAAGTTATTATTAAAATATTCCCACATATGTCAAAAACATCTAAACCAATTGGTGTTCGTATGGGTTCAGGTAAAGGGTCTCCTGATCAATGATTTGCAGTTGTTAAAGAAGGAACTGTTATGTTTGAAGTTTTAGGAAATCAAGTTGATACCATGAAGGATGCTTTAAGATTGGGTGGTCACAAATTACCAGTTACTTGAAAAATAGTTGCTAAAGAAATGCAAGAAACAAATCCAGAAGGAGAACAAAAATAA
- a CDS encoding adenylate kinase, protein MINKKCDCKGQKCCIKPNLIFIGAPGAGKGSVAKLLVEKFGYFQLSTGDMFRQEINNQTELGLKIKNILDSGKYVDNDITNQLVEKKLSELVKNNIPFVLDGFPRTIDQAEFLENLETKNIKIDKVILLKITDEQIIERLSKRRICPLCKTIYHLESFPPIDNKFCKNCHKEVVKRADDEKEVILKRLAIYNEQTKCLIDFYKNKNIVLEVSSYQELNNVFEDVKRALEW, encoded by the coding sequence ATGATAAATAAAAAATGTGATTGTAAGGGACAAAAATGTTGTATTAAACCTAATTTAATTTTTATAGGTGCTCCTGGAGCTGGTAAGGGTTCCGTAGCAAAACTTCTTGTTGAAAAATTTGGATATTTTCAACTTTCAACAGGTGATATGTTTCGTCAAGAAATTAATAATCAAACAGAATTAGGGTTAAAAATTAAAAACATATTAGATTCAGGCAAATATGTTGACAATGATATTACTAATCAATTAGTGGAAAAAAAACTTTCAGAATTAGTTAAGAATAATATTCCTTTTGTTTTAGATGGTTTTCCAAGAACAATAGATCAAGCTGAGTTTTTAGAAAATTTAGAAACAAAAAATATTAAAATTGATAAAGTAATTTTATTAAAAATTACTGATGAACAAATTATTGAGCGTTTATCAAAAAGAAGAATTTGTCCTTTATGTAAAACTATTTATCATTTAGAATCATTTCCTCCTATAGATAATAAATTCTGTAAAAATTGTCATAAAGAAGTTGTTAAAAGAGCTGACGATGAAAAAGAAGTTATTTTAAAACGCCTTGCAATCTATAATGAGCAAACAAAATGTTTAATCGATTTTTATAAAAACAAAAATATTGTTTTAGAAGTAAGTAGTTATCAAGAATTAAACAATGTGTTTGAAGACGTTAAGAGGGCTTTAGAATGATAA
- the rpsC gene encoding 30S ribosomal protein S3 — MGQKVNPNGFRYGVTKDHNTVWYSDKQDFAKLLLEDQKIYDFFDKKVREYLIGNVQIKRNQNGNVIVFVFTAKPAALLGTNGDNIKAITLALKKELKNKSLNITIDVIELKNPDLNARLLAEGIAIKLENRGSFRLAQKFAIKSAMKAGAKGIKTSVSGRLNGVDMARTEGYTEGEMKLHTLRQDVDYAVARAKTTYGILGIKVWVSLGEILENGKAQISALESKIERKPRVMRKGGDRNASTKEN; from the coding sequence ATGGGTCAAAAAGTTAATCCAAATGGATTCCGTTATGGTGTGACAAAAGATCACAATACAGTTTGATATTCAGATAAACAAGATTTTGCTAAATTATTACTAGAAGATCAAAAAATTTATGATTTCTTTGATAAAAAAGTTCGTGAATATTTAATCGGTAATGTTCAAATTAAAAGAAACCAAAATGGAAATGTTATTGTTTTTGTTTTTACAGCTAAACCTGCTGCTTTATTAGGAACAAATGGTGATAATATTAAAGCAATTACATTAGCTCTTAAAAAAGAGTTAAAGAATAAATCATTAAATATTACTATAGATGTAATAGAATTAAAAAATCCCGATTTAAATGCAAGATTATTAGCAGAAGGAATTGCAATTAAATTAGAAAACCGTGGAAGTTTTAGATTAGCACAAAAATTTGCTATCAAAAGCGCTATGAAAGCGGGAGCAAAAGGGATTAAAACATCAGTTTCAGGTCGTTTAAATGGTGTTGATATGGCCAGAACTGAAGGTTATACCGAAGGAGAAATGAAATTACATACTTTAAGACAAGATGTTGATTATGCTGTAGCTAGAGCGAAAACAACATATGGTATTTTAGGTATTAAAGTTTGAGTATCATTAGGTGAAATTTTAGAAAATGGTAAAGCACAAATTAGTGCATTAGAATCAAAGATCGAAAGAAAACCAAGAGTTATGAGAAAAGGCGGTGACAGAAATGCTTCAACCAAAGAGAACTAA
- the infA gene encoding translation initiation factor IF-1, producing MGKNKKEKKEEVIKMTGKITKMHSTKNYDVLLENDQEIKAYISGKMSLHNIKLIPGDVVDVEISPFNLTLGRIVFRHK from the coding sequence ATGGGAAAAAACAAAAAAGAAAAAAAAGAAGAAGTTATTAAAATGACTGGCAAAATAACTAAAATGCATTCAACAAAAAATTATGATGTTTTATTAGAAAACGATCAAGAAATAAAAGCTTATATTTCAGGAAAAATGAGTTTACATAACATTAAATTAATTCCTGGAGATGTAGTTGATGTTGAAATCAGTCCTTTTAATTTAACCTTAGGTAGAATCGTTTTTCGCCATAAATAA
- the rplR gene encoding 50S ribosomal protein L18 gives MLSRNEKRKAKHLKITNKLAKGTAQRPRVVVFKSLHNFYAQAVNDLTHTTLASFSTRQLNEKGNNIEAVKKVAKEFALKLKEAKILEIVFDRSGYIYHGKLAAFADTLREEGIKF, from the coding sequence ATGTTATCAAGAAATGAAAAACGTAAAGCTAAGCATTTAAAAATTACTAATAAATTAGCAAAAGGTACAGCACAAAGACCACGTGTAGTTGTTTTTAAATCATTACATAATTTTTATGCTCAAGCTGTTAATGATTTAACTCATACAACACTAGCTTCATTTTCAACAAGACAATTAAATGAAAAAGGCAATAATATCGAAGCAGTTAAAAAAGTAGCAAAAGAATTTGCTTTAAAATTAAAAGAAGCAAAAATTTTAGAAATTGTTTTTGATCGTTCAGGATATATATATCATGGAAAATTAGCAGCATTTGCTGATACATTAAGAGAAGAAGGGATTAAATTCTAA
- the rpmJ gene encoding 50S ribosomal protein L36 → MKVRASIKRICKDCKIIKRHGVNRVICINPKHKQRQG, encoded by the coding sequence ATGAAAGTTAGAGCATCGATAAAACGTATTTGCAAAGACTGTAAAATAATCAAAAGACACGGTGTTAATAGAGTAATTTGCATTAACCCAAAACATAAACAAAGACAAGGATAA
- the rpsE gene encoding 30S ribosomal protein S5, whose amino-acid sequence MAEELLKETEKAAETKVVSVSKKIENKENLKQTTEKRFFSPKKQFNTVATPKLFEEKVIDIARVTTVVKGGRRFSFSAYVVVGDKKGKVGFGHGKANEVQDAIKKAVKDAQKNVFTVPLVKGTIPHEIKEKFLASKVQLRPAPKGTGIVASNTVRAVVELAGYTDISTKTYGSRTKQNIVHATVNALKKLKTVEEIAKLRDIDVKHLLAK is encoded by the coding sequence ATGGCTGAAGAATTATTAAAAGAAACTGAAAAAGCAGCAGAAACTAAAGTTGTTTCAGTTTCTAAAAAAATAGAAAATAAAGAAAATTTAAAGCAAACAACCGAAAAAAGATTTTTTAGTCCTAAAAAACAATTTAATACAGTTGCAACACCAAAATTATTTGAAGAAAAAGTTATTGATATCGCTAGAGTTACAACAGTTGTTAAGGGTGGAAGAAGATTTTCATTTTCTGCTTATGTTGTTGTTGGTGATAAAAAAGGTAAGGTTGGATTTGGACACGGTAAAGCAAACGAAGTTCAAGACGCTATTAAAAAAGCGGTTAAAGATGCACAAAAAAATGTTTTCACGGTTCCTTTAGTTAAAGGTACTATTCCACACGAAATTAAAGAAAAATTCCTAGCTTCAAAAGTACAACTTCGTCCAGCTCCTAAAGGTACTGGTATTGTTGCTTCTAACACAGTTCGTGCAGTTGTTGAATTAGCAGGCTATACTGATATTTCAACAAAAACATATGGCTCAAGAACAAAACAAAATATTGTTCATGCTACTGTAAATGCACTTAAAAAATTAAAAACTGTTGAAGAAATTGCTAAATTACGTGATATTGATGTTAAACATTTATTAGCAAAATAA
- the rpsM gene encoding 30S ribosomal protein S13, with the protein MARVLNIEIPNNKKARISLTYIFGIGPTIAKQILADANVDGEKRVKELTEEELTRIRDEAKKYTTEGDLKREINLNIKRLMEIKSYRGIRHRKGLPVRGQSTKKNARTRKGPRKTIAGKKGK; encoded by the coding sequence ATGGCTAGAGTTTTAAATATAGAAATTCCAAATAATAAAAAAGCTCGTATTTCTCTAACATATATTTTTGGTATTGGCCCAACCATTGCTAAACAAATTTTAGCTGATGCTAATGTTGATGGGGAAAAAAGAGTTAAAGAATTAACAGAAGAAGAATTAACACGTATCAGAGATGAAGCTAAAAAATACACCACAGAAGGTGATTTAAAAAGAGAAATTAATCTAAATATTAAAAGATTAATGGAAATTAAATCATATCGTGGTATTAGACATAGAAAAGGATTGCCAGTAAGAGGTCAATCAACAAAGAAAAATGCAAGAACAAGAAAAGGTCCAAGAAAAACTATCGCTGGAAAGAAAGGTAAATAA